A stretch of the Gemmatimonadota bacterium genome encodes the following:
- a CDS encoding pyridoxal-dependent decarboxylase — MKEDSPRDAGEPVGDMPPEEFREWGREMVDWIARYLAEVEEYPVLARVRPGEIRSALPAAAPESGEPFDEIFQDFQEVILPGVTHWNHPSFHGFFAVTGSGPGILGELLAAALNVNAMVWRSSPAGTELERLVVDWLRALVGLPDAFFGVILDTASTSSLTALTAARHRAYPGVRETGLFGAKRGRIYASEEAHSSIDKATIVLGFGHDGIRKIPVDAEFRMRPDALRAAILEDLEGGILPVAVVATVGTTSTASPDPVAAIAEVAEEFGLWLHVDAAYAGAAAIVPEIRGHFAGWERANSVVFNPHKWLFTPVDCSVLLTRNPDEVRGSLALTPVYLQTRDGPEATNLMDYGMALGRRFRALKLWFVLRYFGAEGVRERIRHHVRLAQSLAAWVDEDPEWERIAPVVFSTIVFRHAPRGLSGEEEDALNLEIMERVNASGEVFLSQTRLRGRIALRLSIGNLRTRERHLLRTWELLREAAGGGVALAAIGAGRAGTTPP; from the coding sequence ATGAAGGAAGACTCTCCGCGCGACGCGGGGGAGCCGGTGGGCGACATGCCTCCGGAGGAGTTCCGGGAGTGGGGGCGGGAGATGGTGGATTGGATCGCCCGCTACCTCGCCGAGGTGGAGGAATACCCGGTGCTCGCGAGGGTCCGCCCCGGCGAGATCCGGTCGGCACTTCCCGCCGCCGCGCCCGAGTCGGGCGAGCCCTTCGACGAGATCTTCCAGGACTTCCAAGAGGTCATCCTCCCGGGGGTGACACACTGGAATCACCCCTCCTTCCATGGATTCTTCGCCGTCACGGGGTCGGGCCCCGGGATTTTGGGCGAATTGCTCGCCGCCGCCCTCAACGTGAATGCGATGGTCTGGCGGAGCTCGCCGGCGGGGACCGAGCTCGAGCGCCTCGTCGTGGATTGGCTCCGGGCCTTGGTCGGGCTCCCCGATGCATTCTTCGGTGTGATCCTGGACACCGCCTCAACGAGCTCGCTAACCGCCCTCACGGCCGCTCGTCACCGTGCCTATCCGGGGGTGCGCGAGACCGGGCTCTTCGGTGCGAAGCGGGGGCGCATCTACGCCTCGGAGGAGGCGCATTCCTCGATTGACAAGGCGACGATCGTCCTGGGATTCGGTCACGATGGGATTCGAAAGATTCCCGTGGACGCCGAATTCAGGATGCGCCCGGACGCTTTGCGCGCCGCCATTCTCGAGGACCTCGAGGGGGGAATCCTTCCGGTCGCCGTCGTGGCGACCGTGGGGACCACCTCGACCGCCTCGCCCGATCCGGTCGCCGCGATCGCGGAGGTCGCGGAGGAGTTCGGGCTCTGGCTGCATGTGGACGCGGCTTATGCCGGCGCCGCCGCGATCGTCCCCGAGATACGCGGGCACTTCGCCGGATGGGAGCGTGCGAACTCCGTCGTCTTTAATCCCCACAAGTGGCTTTTCACTCCGGTGGACTGCTCGGTCCTCCTCACCCGGAATCCCGACGAGGTCCGCGGCTCGCTCGCACTCACCCCGGTCTACCTCCAAACGCGCGATGGGCCGGAGGCGACGAACCTCATGGACTACGGGATGGCGCTCGGGCGCCGCTTTCGCGCGCTCAAGCTCTGGTTCGTCCTCCGTTATTTCGGCGCGGAGGGCGTGCGGGAGAGGATCCGCCACCACGTGCGCCTCGCGCAGAGCTTAGCGGCGTGGGTGGACGAGGATCCGGAGTGGGAGCGGATCGCTCCCGTCGTCTTTTCCACGATCGTCTTCCGGCATGCCCCCCGAGGTCTCTCCGGCGAGGAAGAGGACGCGCTGAACCTCGAGATCATGGAGCGAGTCAATGCTTCGGGAGAAGTTTTCCTCTCTCAGACGCGCCTCCGTGGGCGGATCGCGCTTCGCCTCTCGATCGGAAA